The Spirochaetota bacterium genome has a segment encoding these proteins:
- a CDS encoding acyltransferase: MFDTDEKKTVFSYIRAFLYLVRSYFHYQLFFKRKFTHIAAVPNVWGIWNVVVYGPNISLGKGVVIVAGNGYRTNLSTIKLGDIEGSITIGDNVLVMNGVRVSSASSITIGDGCMLGNFCYLSDSDWHDIHDRTCMPGGSAPIVLERGAWVGDSAIVLKGVRIGENSIVGAGAVVTRDVPPNVVVAGNPARVVKKLDPEKIILQGEWERKKQMQQPPITIRREARR; the protein is encoded by the coding sequence ATGTTCGATACAGACGAAAAAAAGACCGTGTTTTCATATATCAGGGCGTTTCTCTATCTGGTCCGGTCGTATTTCCACTACCAGCTGTTTTTTAAGAGAAAATTCACCCATATCGCCGCCGTCCCCAACGTGTGGGGAATCTGGAACGTCGTGGTCTACGGCCCCAATATCAGCCTCGGCAAGGGGGTGGTCATCGTCGCGGGCAACGGCTACCGGACGAACCTCTCCACGATCAAGCTGGGTGACATCGAGGGGAGCATCACCATAGGGGACAACGTACTGGTCATGAACGGCGTGCGGGTCAGCTCCGCCTCGTCCATCACCATCGGCGACGGGTGCATGCTGGGCAACTTCTGCTACCTGTCCGATTCGGACTGGCACGACATCCATGACCGGACCTGCATGCCCGGCGGGAGCGCACCCATCGTGCTGGAGCGGGGCGCCTGGGTGGGCGACTCGGCCATTGTCCTGAAGGGGGTCCGCATCGGCGAGAACTCCATCGTCGGCGCCGGCGCGGTGGTGACCAGGGACGTGCCGCCCAATGTCGTCGTCGCCGGCAACCCCGCCCGGGTGGTCAAGAAGCTCGACCCGGAAAAGATCATCCTCCAGGGAGAATGGGAGCGGAAGAAGCAGATGCAGCAGCCGCCGATCACCATCCGGCGCGAGGCGCGGCGATGA
- the nagB gene encoding glucosamine-6-phosphate deaminase: MEIIIAKDYEEMSRISAEIIASEVRKKHDLTLGLATGDTPIGTYKELVKVYNEEGLDFSKATTFNLDEYVGLAPLHENSYNYFMKENLFKHVNINPSRVFVPQGNTNDPEIFCEWYEKKIKESGGIDLQILGIGRDGHIAFNEPGSSFASRTRVKALYKETIEDNARFFTKEEDVPRFAITMGIGTILEARKILLIANGKKKAEVCAKFIEGPVTSMITASALQLHCHVTVVLDRDAASMLTRTEYYNWVRDNKKLVQKKIGR; the protein is encoded by the coding sequence ATGGAAATAATTATTGCGAAAGATTATGAAGAAATGAGCCGAATATCAGCGGAGATAATCGCCAGCGAGGTCAGGAAAAAGCATGATCTGACCCTGGGACTGGCAACGGGTGACACCCCCATCGGAACCTACAAAGAACTTGTCAAAGTCTATAACGAAGAAGGACTTGACTTTTCAAAGGCAACCACTTTTAATCTGGATGAATATGTGGGACTGGCCCCCCTTCATGAAAACAGCTACAATTATTTCATGAAGGAGAACCTGTTCAAGCACGTGAACATCAACCCTTCACGGGTATTCGTACCGCAGGGAAACACCAACGACCCGGAGATCTTCTGCGAATGGTATGAAAAGAAAATAAAGGAGTCCGGCGGCATCGACCTCCAGATACTCGGGATCGGGAGAGACGGCCATATCGCTTTTAACGAGCCGGGATCTTCTTTCGCAAGCCGGACAAGGGTAAAGGCCCTCTACAAGGAAACCATAGAGGACAACGCCAGGTTCTTTACAAAGGAGGAAGATGTGCCGCGCTTCGCCATTACCATGGGTATCGGAACGATCCTGGAGGCGCGGAAAATCCTCTTGATCGCCAACGGCAAGAAAAAAGCCGAGGTCTGCGCGAAATTCATCGAGGGACCCGTGACATCGATGATAACGGCGTCCGCCCTGCAGCTCCATTGCCACGTGACGGTCGTCCTTGACAGGGACGCAGCCTCCATGCTTACCCGCACGGAGTATTATAACTGGGTGCGCGACAATAAAAAACTTGTTCAGAAAAAGATCGGCAGGTAA
- a CDS encoding glycine--tRNA ligase subunit beta produces MLKDANFLLEIGTEEIPAGYIPPAIEAVKKVFVENLGGNRIDFDSIEVYATPRRTAVLISKLAASQREEEVELKGPSVKAAYDGSGKPTKALEGFVKGNGISAGDVFTRESDKGSYVFAKKKLDSKKTEELLPGIITQIVSAIPFPKRMRWSDKTVTFPRPIRYFVILFNGTVIPFEVDGIASSNMTRGHYVQNNTMIEITGIGAYDDILKKNGVIVNQEERMEMIRKDLAEAAAKAGGKLLEDEELLKTVTYLVERPYICTCRFDRQFLTLPDIVLIAEMREHQKYFSVVDGGGRLTDAFLVVSNNPATANVRAGNERVISARFNDARFFYTEDRKVKLGDRVESLKTVLFHKELGSIYDKVVRVRAIADYIAGRLGLDAPQRERIARAVDLCKTDLMTAVVFEFPSLQGHIGKIYALEDGEAKDVADAIEDHYKPRYSGEAQPTAMTSIVLSLAEKIDNIFGSFSVGNIPKGSADPYALRRQSNAIVELLIKNEINLNLKDLLDSVAGNYGGGKDLAGKIVEFVAVRAKTIYSESGLSHDEIDACLSTGSSDFLELYRRAKSVNRFRKNDNFSQMLLSFKRMNNIVSAFRKENGAYALSFNPSLFQCDEEKELHRFFDSRAEDIDARIASSDYIGLFELLIEGKPIIDRFFDKVLVMDKDVSLRDNRLAVLEGILKHFATLMDFSRIEDR; encoded by the coding sequence ATGCTGAAGGACGCTAATTTTTTACTGGAAATAGGCACCGAGGAAATCCCCGCCGGGTATATCCCGCCGGCCATCGAGGCCGTGAAAAAGGTGTTTGTCGAGAACCTTGGCGGGAACCGCATCGATTTCGATTCCATCGAGGTGTACGCCACGCCGCGGCGGACAGCGGTGCTCATTTCGAAGCTTGCGGCGTCGCAGCGCGAGGAGGAGGTTGAGCTCAAGGGTCCCTCGGTGAAGGCCGCCTATGACGGGTCGGGGAAGCCCACGAAGGCCCTGGAGGGTTTTGTCAAGGGCAACGGCATCTCCGCCGGTGACGTGTTCACCAGGGAGTCCGACAAGGGGTCCTACGTGTTCGCGAAGAAAAAGCTCGATTCGAAGAAAACAGAGGAGCTCCTGCCCGGCATCATCACCCAGATCGTCAGCGCCATTCCCTTCCCGAAGCGGATGCGGTGGAGCGATAAGACCGTGACCTTCCCGAGGCCCATCCGCTACTTCGTGATACTCTTCAACGGGACAGTGATACCTTTTGAGGTCGACGGCATCGCCTCCTCGAATATGACGCGGGGCCACTACGTGCAGAACAATACCATGATTGAGATCACGGGTATCGGCGCCTACGACGATATCCTGAAAAAGAACGGGGTCATCGTGAACCAGGAGGAGCGGATGGAGATGATCCGGAAGGACCTGGCCGAGGCGGCCGCGAAAGCGGGCGGAAAGCTCCTCGAGGACGAGGAGCTCCTCAAGACCGTGACTTACCTGGTGGAGCGGCCCTATATCTGCACCTGCCGCTTCGACCGCCAGTTCCTGACCCTCCCCGATATAGTCCTCATCGCCGAGATGCGGGAGCACCAGAAATACTTTTCCGTCGTGGACGGAGGCGGCAGGCTGACGGACGCCTTCCTGGTCGTGTCGAACAACCCGGCCACGGCGAACGTCAGGGCCGGGAACGAGCGGGTCATTTCCGCGAGGTTCAACGACGCGCGCTTCTTCTACACCGAGGACCGAAAGGTGAAGCTCGGGGACAGGGTCGAATCGCTGAAAACCGTCCTCTTCCACAAGGAGCTCGGCTCCATATACGATAAGGTTGTCAGGGTGCGGGCCATCGCCGATTACATCGCGGGGCGCCTGGGCCTCGACGCCCCGCAGCGGGAGCGGATCGCCCGCGCCGTGGATCTCTGTAAGACCGACCTGATGACCGCTGTCGTGTTCGAGTTTCCCTCCCTGCAGGGGCACATCGGAAAGATCTACGCACTGGAGGACGGCGAGGCGAAGGACGTGGCCGACGCCATCGAGGACCACTACAAGCCGCGCTACAGCGGCGAGGCGCAGCCGACGGCCATGACCTCCATCGTCCTTTCCCTGGCGGAAAAGATCGACAATATTTTCGGATCCTTCTCCGTGGGGAACATCCCGAAGGGATCGGCGGACCCCTACGCCCTGCGGCGCCAGTCCAACGCCATCGTGGAGCTCCTCATTAAAAATGAAATCAATCTCAACCTGAAGGACCTCCTTGACTCCGTGGCGGGCAATTACGGCGGCGGCAAAGACCTGGCCGGCAAGATCGTGGAGTTCGTCGCGGTGCGGGCAAAGACCATCTACTCGGAAAGCGGGCTTTCCCACGACGAGATCGACGCGTGCCTCTCCACGGGCTCGAGCGACTTCCTGGAGCTTTACCGCAGGGCGAAGAGCGTCAACCGGTTCAGGAAGAACGACAATTTCTCACAGATGCTCCTCAGCTTCAAGCGGATGAACAATATCGTTTCGGCCTTCCGGAAGGAGAACGGCGCCTATGCCCTGTCCTTCAACCCGTCCCTCTTCCAGTGCGACGAGGAAAAGGAGCTTCACCGGTTCTTCGATTCACGGGCGGAGGACATCGACGCGCGCATAGCCTCGAGCGATTATATCGGGCTCTTTGAGCTCCTGATCGAGGGGAAGCCGATCATAGACAGGTTCTTCGACAAGGTCCTGGTCATGGACAAGGATGTGTCGCTCCGCGACAACAGGCTTGCCGTCCTGGAGGGCATTTTGAAGCATTTTGCGACGCTCATGGATTTTTCGAGAATAGAAGACCGGTGA